The sequence below is a genomic window from Desulfobulbus oligotrophicus.
GACGGTAGTAATCGATTTCCACCGCATTGTCGAGCCGGAGCCGGAGCGGGCCTGTTTCGCTGGAGCCGTCTGGACGATCAATACGCAGCAGGATCTGCCCGCCCGGTTCAAGTGTACCGGTAAGACCGATTAAACTGATGCGTTCACTGCCGTCCAGGTGCAGGGTCTGGATATTCACACCTTCCGGAAATTCCAACGGCAGTACACCCATGCCCACAAGGTTGGAGCGATGGATACGTTCAAATGAGGCCGCGATCACCGCCCTGACACCAAGAAGCATGGTTCCCTTGGCAGCCCAGTCCCGGGAGGAGCCGGTGCCGTAGTCATGGCCGGCAAAGACGACCAGCGGTGTCTGGTGTTTCTGATACTGGAGCGCTGCCTCATAGATGGACATCTCAACGCCCTCGGGCCAGAGTCTGGTCCAGCCTCCTTCCCGATGCACCATGTGGTTTCTGATGCGGATGTTGGCAAAGGTTCCCCGCATCATGACCTCATGGTTGCCGCGGCGGGACCCGTAACTGTTGAACTCGGCGGGTGGAACACCGAGTTGCTGGAGGTACAGACCCGCTGGTGTCTGCGGTCCGATCGATCCGGCCGGGCTGATGTGGTCGGTGGTGACGGAATCACCGAACAGGGCCAGGATCCGGGCATCGATAATATCGGCTGCTGGTGGAGGCTGCAGAGAGAGATCATGGAAAAAGGGTGGTTCGCGGATATAGGTTGAATCAGGGTCCCACGGATATAAGGTGCTTTTTTCTTTTGCCAGATCGCGCCACTGCTGATCGCCGGTAAAGACCGATGCATAGGTGCTGGTGAAGAGCTCTGGTTGAAGATACTGTTGTACCGTCGCCCTGATCTCTTCTTTACTTGGCCAGATATCGCGCAGATAGACCGGCTGACCCTGCTGGTCTGTCCCCAGCGGGGTGGTGTCCAGATCGATGAGAACTGTGCCGGCCAGCGCGTAGGCCACCACCAGCAGTGGTGAGGCGAGGTAGTTGGCCCGGACTTGAGGGTGTATGCGGGCTTCGAAGTTGCGGTTACCGCTGAGCACAGCGGCCACCGTCAGATCGTGCCGGGTAATGGCCGTGCTGATCGACTCGTCCAATGGACCGGAGTTGCCGATACAGGTGGTGCAGCCGTAGCCGACCACATAAAAACCCAGGGCCTCAAGGTCAGGCAGCAGGCCGCTTTGCTCCAGGTAACGGGTAACCACTCTGGAACCCGGAGCCAGGCTGGTTTTGACCCAGGGTTTGCAGGTCAGACCGCGGGCCCTGGCCTTACGGGCAAGGAGACCGGCACCGATCATGACATCCGGGTTGGAGGTGTTGGTGCAACTGGTGATGGCGGCAATCACCACAGAGCCGTTGGTGAGTTGGTCCACCGTATCAACAGACGTATTTTTTACGGGTAAGGGTGTAAATTGTCTGTTGAAATCGTCCTGCACCTCGGCCGGAGACAGTCGATCCTGAGGGCGTCTGGGACCGGCCAGGCTTGGTGTCACGTCTTCAAGGTTGAGGTGATAGACGACTGAATACTGTGGTTCCGGGCTGTTGGGAGTAAAGAAGAAGCCTTGTTTTCGGCAGTACTGTTCGATCAGCTCCACCTGAGCTTCTGATCGGCCGCTGGCCCGGAGGTAGTGCAGGGTCTCAGCATCCACGGGAAAAAAACCCATGGTGGCACCATATTCCGGTGCCATGTTGGCGATGGTTGCCCGGTCCGGAAGGCTCAGACCGGCCAGGCCGGGTCCGAAAAATTCGACGAATCGACCAACCACCCCCTTGCTGCGCAGAAAACCGGTTATGGTCAGCACCAGATCAGTGGCCGTGGTATCGGGTCTGAGCGAGCCGGACAGGCGTACGCCCACCACTGCAGGGATCTGCAGCGGGTAGGGTTGGCCAAGCAGCACGGCCTCAGCCTCAATGCCGCCCACCCCCCAGCCCATGACACCAAGACCGTTGATCATGGTGGTGTGGGAATCGGTACCGAGCACACTGTCCGGACAGAGAACATCTGCTCTGTTTTGTTCGCTGCAGGTGACCACCGAGGCCAGGAATTCCAGGTTCACCTGGTGGACAATACCGCTTCCCGGCGGCACCACCCGGAAGTGTTTGAATGCCTGTTGTCCCCAGTGCAGCATGGTATACCGTTCCCGGTTTCGGACCATCTCCAGTTGGACGTTGATCTTGAGGGCTTCGGGATCAGCAGCCCGGTCAACCTGCACACTGTGATCGATGATCAGGTCCACCGGGATCAGGGGATTCATAGCGGCCGGATCTCCACCATGCCGAGCCAGGGCGGAGCGCATGGCTGCCAGATCAACCAGGACCGGAACACCTGTGAAGTCCTGAAGGATCACCCGGGTGGGCATGAATGGTATCGCCGCATCCGGTACGGCTTCCGGTTGCCAGCGGGCAAGAGTTTCGATATCTGCAGCATGGGCCAAGCCCCGGGAGGCCTGGCGGAGCAGGTTCTCCAGCAGGAGACGCAGGCTGTAGGGCAGACGTTCCAGTGAACCGGCAGCCAGTTCCGCAAGCGTTTGCCGTACCGGGAAGATGGTGTAGTCTTTGCCGTTTGCGTGCAGGGTCGCCTGGGGAAATAACTTCTGGTGCTGAGTTGTCATACTGGTCGCCTCGGTGGAAAGATTGATGCCGATCCTCCCACTCTTACCCGATCAGGATGGATCCAGACAAGCAGGAATGGGGATATGCTCCAGGAAATTTCAATTCTTTTTCCCGGGTCAACCTGCTGGCTGTCTTGCTGTTTTTTACTGATCATCCTATAATAAACAACTTCTTTTCTTCAATGGGCCTCTATTGAGAGATTGTGTTATGACCAAGACGTATGCGGAAATCAATGAAAAGATTGCCTCAGGCAAGGCGGTGGTGCTGACTGCTGAAGAGGTGATCGCCTATGTGGACAAACATGGTCTGGAGAACGCGGCCAGGGAGGTGGATGTGGTGACCACTGCCACCTTTGGTCCGATGTGCTCCTCCGGGTGTTTTCTCAACTTTGGGCACAGCACGCCTAAGATGCGTATTTCCGAAGCCTGGATCAATGATGTCATGGCCTATTGCGGCATTGCGGCGGTGGATGTTTATATCGGGGCCACCCAGCTGCGGCACAATGATCCGGCCAATATGTACCACCCGGGTGAATTCCGCTACGGAGGCGGTCATGTGATTGAAGACCTGGTGGCCGGCAAAAAAGTGCAGCTGTTCGGCCTCTCCTACGGTACCGATGATTATCCCCGCCGTGAGATCAGAACGATGTTTGACATCAACGACCTCAATCAGGCGATCATGGTGAACCCGCGCAACTGTTATCAGAACTACAATGTCGGCGTTAATGTTTCAGACAAGAGGATCTACACCTATCTGGGGATCCTGCGGGCCAAGATGCGCAATATGACCTACTGTTCCGCCGGACAGTTGGCACCACTTTTAAACGACCCGTACTATGCAACCATCGGTGTGGGCACCAGTGTATGGCTGGCCGGAGCGCGCGGTATTGTCTACGCGCAGGGGACCCAGCACTGTTCCCTGGTCGAACGCGGTGATAACGGTGTGCCGGTGGAAGGTGCCGGTACCCTGGCACTGACCGCTGATATGAAGGAGATGCGTCCTGAGTTCGTACGCGGGGCGAGTTTCAGAGGGTATGGGGTGTCTCTTGCCCTGGGGGTCGGCATTCCCATCCCCATTCTTAACCCTGAGATACTTCGACGCACAACGGTCCGTGATCGTGATATTCAGGCGAGCGTTATCGACTACTCAACAGACTATCCGGAGAAAACCGGTAAGGTGCTGGGCCGTTTCACCTACGAAGAACTGCGATCCGGTACAGTGGAGCTGATGGGCAAAAAAGTGCCGGTTACCTCGCTCTCCTCCTACAGCAAGGCGCTCAAGATCTGTAACCTGCTCAAAAGCGAGATCGAGGACGGACATTTTCTCCTTTCCGAGCCCAGTCAACGGTTGCCGCTGAATCAGGGGATGAAATCTTTGACCATCACGGGAGCGGCTCGATGATTACCAAAAAGATCTATCTCTATTTTCCGAAAAGCGAGACTGAAAAGCCGATTGTGTATCAGCTGGTCAAAGACTACAACCTGATCGTTAACATCTTTCGTGCCAAAGTAACGCCCGAGGAAGAAGGTTACCTCAGCCTGGAGGTGACCGGCAACCAGGAGGACATCACCCGGGCCTTTGCTTTTCTCGGCACTTTTGATGTTGTTATCCATGCCGGGAATAAAGGGGTGCACTGGGACGAGAACCGCTGCGTCCACTGCGGTGCCTGTGTGGTGCATTGCCCGCCCGGCGCTCTGACCATTGTCGATCAGGGGACGCGTACGGTCACCTTTAATGAGGATCGTTGTATTGAGTGTCTTGCCTGCATTGCCGCCTGTCCCTTTGGTGCCTGTTCTTCGGCCTTCTGATGATGTGAAAGCTGCGATAGCATGCGTGTTTTCCGCTCCTTTTCCTGGAAAGAAACTAATTTGCGGGTGGCCTGTACAGCGTTTGAACTGGTAACGCGTACTGTGGTTGAGGAGAGGCGGGAGCTTGAACGCTATCTTGCCCGCCATCCTGAATTTTTGACAGCGCTGGTCCCGGTGGAACTGTTGCCTGATGCTCCTGAACTGGTCAGGCGCATGGCGGCAGCCAGTCGGTTAACCGGTGTCGGCCCCATGGCAGCCGTTGCCGGTGCTCTGGCCCAGCGGGGGGTAGAGGCGGCAATGGCGGCCGGTTGCCACGAGGCCATCGTTGAAAACGGCGGTGACCTCTTTCTTCATTCAGATCGTGAGATAACCATTGGTCTCTATGCCGGTGACAAGGTGATCAGGGGCAAGCTGGCTTTCCGCATTGATCCTGCGGATCTGCCGATGGCACTGTGCTCCTCTTCTTCGAAAATGGGACACTCTTTGAGTTTTGGCCAGTGTGACCTTGCCACTGTTGCTGCAAAGGACGGGGCTTTGGCTGATGCGGCCGTCACCCTGGTCTGCAACAAGATTCAACATGAGCGAGACCTTTCCTCAGTGCTTGACCAGGTGGGCGCCATCCCGGGGATTGACGGCATTCTGGCCATGAAAAACGGCAAGATCGGCTTATGGGGGCATCTTCCGCAACTGGTCCGCAATGCGGATGTCTCTTTGCGGCATAAAATTACCCGCGATCTTTATTCTGATTTTTCGGGATAGTCTCTGCCCGGTTGTGTCAGTCATTTGGCGGGAGAAGGGGCCCTGCCCTTACTGCACCGTACAGACTGGGACGGGTTCAGGATCTTATTCCTGTGGTCAACAGAAAAGGGCATTCTCGGTGACGCTGCAGTATCCTATCGTGAAGAAGTGATAGCAGCAGGGATATGGTGTTATGCGGATATCACCAAATCAGTCGGCACGAAAGGTATCGTGCCGACTGATTATTTTCTGAAAAAGGTGGATTCTGCGTTTATCTGGTCTGCAGGACAACGTATCGGCTCTGTTCACCGGACCGTATTCGCAGCAACACCTGTTTGGCATTGGTTGATTTTTTCAATGCCTGTTGCAGTTCATTGAGGTTACGGACTCTGGTCCGATTCACCTCTTCGATGAGCATCCCCGCCTGGAGACCTGTCTCGGCAGCGGGGCTGTCGGTTGCAACATCAGCAATCAAAACGCCCTGATCCTTATCATAGCTGAACTGTTCAGCAACATCTTTGGTCAGGTCCTGGAGTGTCAGTCCCAGATTGCTGAGGGTCGCCCCTGTCATTTTTTTGGAAAAAGATGCCATGTCCTCCGGTTGTTCACCGACGGTCACAAGGATCTCCTGTTCTTTGCCGTCGCGTAAGACCTGCAGGTTCAGTTTTGTGTTCGGTGGCGTCATGGCAATTTTATTGCGCAGATCCGGTACATCGGTCACTGGCTCACCATTTATCGCGATCACAATATCGCCCTGCTTCAAGCCGTTTTTCTGTGCGGGAGTTCCCTCGCCAACCTCGCTGATCAAGGCTCCTCCGGCTTTGCTGCCAAAGGACTTGCCCAGTTCCTCGGTGACATCCTGGATAACGATTCCCAGCCATCCCCTGGTTACCTTACCGCTTTTGCGGAGCTGCTGTTCAACACTTTTGGCCATGTTGATCGGGATAGCGAACCCGATGCCCATGTAGCCGCCGCTGCGAGAGAAAATAGCTGTGTTCATCCCCACAGCCTCACCACGGATATTGAGCAGTGGTCCGCCTGAGTTACCGGGATTGATGGCCGCATCGGTTTGAATGAAGTTTTCATAATCGGTGATACCCATACGGTTTCGACCTTTGGCACTGACTACTCCGACGGTAACGGTTTGGTTCAGTTCAAAGGGGCTGCCGATGGCAATAACCCATTCACCGACTTCAAGATTGTCAGAGTTTCCCATCGGGATGACCGGTAAGTTTGCGGCGTCGATTTTGAGCATGGCCACATCGGACTGTGGATCTGCACCGATCACTTTGGCGGTAAATTCACGTTTGTCAGCCAGGCGAACGGTTATTTTGCTGGTCTCTTCAATCACATGGTTGTTTGTTAAGATATACCCATCGCTGGCGATGATAAAACCGGACCCTGCGGCCTGCTGTTTAAAGGTGCGCTTTTCCGGTTGGGAAGGCGTTCGCGGGTGGCGAAACTGCGGTCCGAAGAATCGTTCAAAAAACGGGTCGTTCAGCAGATCAGAGGGAAACTGTCCCATGCCTTTGATAGCGGTCTCTTTTTCGACACTGACATGCACGACTGCTGGGCCGGCCTTCTTGACAACCGAGGAAAAGGCCTTTGCAGAGCGGTCAAGCAGGGCCAGGTCAGCATCGCTTTGTGCATAAACTGTGTGCGGTAGACCACCGATCCCCGCCCAAAGGCTGAGTAGACAGGAGACCAGCAGGATTACAGGGTTGAAGGTGGTGTGTTGTTTGTACATGGTACACTCCATTTTGCGTGGCTGAAAGTGTTTGAATCCGGAAGGTACGCTTATTTGAGTGACTGTAAAAGACAGACAGTATCGGCATACAATTATACTGTTCCTTTGATTCGTCAAGTTCTGCCCATGTGCCGGGAGACATTTGCTATCAGGGGGAAGCGCAGGTGGCGGTGACGGTGAACATGTAGTGGTGCTTTTTGTCGGGACCTGTTGTTGGTTTTTTTCCGGTTTTGGTCGTATGCTGCCTGAGGCGTCTATCCGGTGAAGCCTGCTGCGGTCTCAGCGCATAAAGTAAAGCAGAAAGAGACTGCCGACAACAACACGATACCAGGCAAAAATTTTGAAATCATGGTTTGCAACATAACGGATGAGCATCTTGATGGCGACCAGAGCGCTGAAGAAGGCGGTAATAAAACCAACTCCAAAGAAGACCAGATCCGTGTGTGCCAGTATGTGCCACGATTTGTAAATATCATATCCTGTGGCCAGAAACATGGTCGGAATGGCCAGGAAGAAGGAGAATTCGGTTGCTGTCCGGCGGGAGAGACCAAACAGCAGACCACCGATGATTGTAGCTCCTGAACGGCTGGTCCCCGGGACCATTGAGAAAACTTGCGCCAGACCGACTTTGAGGGCATCGGTCCATTGCATTTGATCAACGTCGGTGATCCGGGGGTGTCGATCCCGACGCTCCACAAGAAAAATAATGCCGCCGCCGACCACCATGGCCAAGGCGACCACCACCGGGTTAAACAGGTGGGATTTGATGACCTCATAGAGGAGTAAGCCGAAAACAGCGGACGGGAGGATACCGACAATCAGGTTGATGACAAAGTTCTGGGCGGTCCGGTCGGTGGTCAGGCCGGTTATTACTTTCAACAATCGCCTGCGGTACAACCAGCAGACAGCGAGAATAGCACCGAGCTGGATGCAGACTTCAAAGGTTTTGGCTTGATCACCGGTATAGTTGAGGAGGTCGCCGGCTATGATCAGGTGACCGGTGGAGGAGATGGGTAAAAATTCAGTTAAGCCTTCAACTATACCAAGCACAATGCTTGGTAGGAGTGCTGATAAATCCATGAGCAGTTGTCAGTTTGTTGAGCTTAAATCAGATGTGTGAGAATTCGACAGGCCGGCCGGTCTTTTCGGATTATCAATTTTCGACGGTTACTGATTCGGTAAGAAGAGTGAACTGGTCTTGTTACCTGAAAACTACAGAGGTGTCAAGGCAGGCGGTCGTTTGAGAGTATGGGGACAGGTTGCTGTCAGCTGCCGTCTCCAGGTTCACGGTAATCAAAGTAGGGTTGGTACTCAAGAAGATACATATCAACCAGGGTGAAAAATGCGGTAACAGTCAGGGGGCCGTAAATAATACCTATCAGCCCGGAAAGACTCATGCCGCCGATGATCGAGAGAAGGACCAGCAGTGGCGGCAGTTTTGCCTGATTGCCGATGAATCTGGGTTTGATCAGATAGTCGACGATAAAGGTGAGCAGAAGATAGAAAAGCACGGTGCTGAGAGCCTGCCAGCTGTTTCCCGTGAGCAGCAGAATCAGCGCTGCAGGGAGAAGAACCAGGCCGACACCGACAATCGGCATGAAGGCGACGACAGCCATGACGGAACCCCAGAGGACCGGTGAAGTCAATCCCATGGCCGCAAAGTAGATCCCGCCGCAAATTCCCTGCAGCACACCGCTCAGACTGTTACCGAT
It includes:
- the acnA gene encoding aconitate hydratase AcnA, with protein sequence MTTQHQKLFPQATLHANGKDYTIFPVRQTLAELAAGSLERLPYSLRLLLENLLRQASRGLAHAADIETLARWQPEAVPDAAIPFMPTRVILQDFTGVPVLVDLAAMRSALARHGGDPAAMNPLIPVDLIIDHSVQVDRAADPEALKINVQLEMVRNRERYTMLHWGQQAFKHFRVVPPGSGIVHQVNLEFLASVVTCSEQNRADVLCPDSVLGTDSHTTMINGLGVMGWGVGGIEAEAVLLGQPYPLQIPAVVGVRLSGSLRPDTTATDLVLTITGFLRSKGVVGRFVEFFGPGLAGLSLPDRATIANMAPEYGATMGFFPVDAETLHYLRASGRSEAQVELIEQYCRKQGFFFTPNSPEPQYSVVYHLNLEDVTPSLAGPRRPQDRLSPAEVQDDFNRQFTPLPVKNTSVDTVDQLTNGSVVIAAITSCTNTSNPDVMIGAGLLARKARARGLTCKPWVKTSLAPGSRVVTRYLEQSGLLPDLEALGFYVVGYGCTTCIGNSGPLDESISTAITRHDLTVAAVLSGNRNFEARIHPQVRANYLASPLLVVAYALAGTVLIDLDTTPLGTDQQGQPVYLRDIWPSKEEIRATVQQYLQPELFTSTYASVFTGDQQWRDLAKEKSTLYPWDPDSTYIREPPFFHDLSLQPPPAADIIDARILALFGDSVTTDHISPAGSIGPQTPAGLYLQQLGVPPAEFNSYGSRRGNHEVMMRGTFANIRIRNHMVHREGGWTRLWPEGVEMSIYEAALQYQKHQTPLVVFAGHDYGTGSSRDWAAKGTMLLGVRAVIAASFERIHRSNLVGMGVLPLEFPEGVNIQTLHLDGSERISLIGLTGTLEPGGQILLRIDRPDGSSETGPLRLRLDNAVEIDYYRQGGILHKVLRQQLQSQ
- a CDS encoding homocysteine biosynthesis protein → MTKTYAEINEKIASGKAVVLTAEEVIAYVDKHGLENAAREVDVVTTATFGPMCSSGCFLNFGHSTPKMRISEAWINDVMAYCGIAAVDVYIGATQLRHNDPANMYHPGEFRYGGGHVIEDLVAGKKVQLFGLSYGTDDYPRREIRTMFDINDLNQAIMVNPRNCYQNYNVGVNVSDKRIYTYLGILRAKMRNMTYCSAGQLAPLLNDPYYATIGVGTSVWLAGARGIVYAQGTQHCSLVERGDNGVPVEGAGTLALTADMKEMRPEFVRGASFRGYGVSLALGVGIPIPILNPEILRRTTVRDRDIQASVIDYSTDYPEKTGKVLGRFTYEELRSGTVELMGKKVPVTSLSSYSKALKICNLLKSEIEDGHFLLSEPSQRLPLNQGMKSLTITGAAR
- a CDS encoding 4Fe-4S binding protein — protein: MITKKIYLYFPKSETEKPIVYQLVKDYNLIVNIFRAKVTPEEEGYLSLEVTGNQEDITRAFAFLGTFDVVIHAGNKGVHWDENRCVHCGACVVHCPPGALTIVDQGTRTVTFNEDRCIECLACIAACPFGACSSAF
- a CDS encoding UPF0280 family protein; protein product: MRVFRSFSWKETNLRVACTAFELVTRTVVEERRELERYLARHPEFLTALVPVELLPDAPELVRRMAAASRLTGVGPMAAVAGALAQRGVEAAMAAGCHEAIVENGGDLFLHSDREITIGLYAGDKVIRGKLAFRIDPADLPMALCSSSSKMGHSLSFGQCDLATVAAKDGALADAAVTLVCNKIQHERDLSSVLDQVGAIPGIDGILAMKNGKIGLWGHLPQLVRNADVSLRHKITRDLYSDFSG
- a CDS encoding DegQ family serine endoprotease — encoded protein: MYKQHTTFNPVILLVSCLLSLWAGIGGLPHTVYAQSDADLALLDRSAKAFSSVVKKAGPAVVHVSVEKETAIKGMGQFPSDLLNDPFFERFFGPQFRHPRTPSQPEKRTFKQQAAGSGFIIASDGYILTNNHVIEETSKITVRLADKREFTAKVIGADPQSDVAMLKIDAANLPVIPMGNSDNLEVGEWVIAIGSPFELNQTVTVGVVSAKGRNRMGITDYENFIQTDAAINPGNSGGPLLNIRGEAVGMNTAIFSRSGGYMGIGFAIPINMAKSVEQQLRKSGKVTRGWLGIVIQDVTEELGKSFGSKAGGALISEVGEGTPAQKNGLKQGDIVIAINGEPVTDVPDLRNKIAMTPPNTKLNLQVLRDGKEQEILVTVGEQPEDMASFSKKMTGATLSNLGLTLQDLTKDVAEQFSYDKDQGVLIADVATDSPAAETGLQAGMLIEEVNRTRVRNLNELQQALKKSTNAKQVLLRIRSGEQSRYVVLQTR
- a CDS encoding undecaprenyl-diphosphate phosphatase, producing MDLSALLPSIVLGIVEGLTEFLPISSTGHLIIAGDLLNYTGDQAKTFEVCIQLGAILAVCWLYRRRLLKVITGLTTDRTAQNFVINLIVGILPSAVFGLLLYEVIKSHLFNPVVVALAMVVGGGIIFLVERRDRHPRITDVDQMQWTDALKVGLAQVFSMVPGTSRSGATIIGGLLFGLSRRTATEFSFFLAIPTMFLATGYDIYKSWHILAHTDLVFFGVGFITAFFSALVAIKMLIRYVANHDFKIFAWYRVVVGSLFLLYFMR